The sequence GATGGTGTGCGAGAGCTCCCAGGACGTGGCATCAGGGACGTCGCCCCAAATCTCCCGTTTCTGGCCCGCGAATCCGGCCTCGGAGAAGAGGATGATCTGGGAGGGGTGACAGGGGACAGGTGCTGCCACACTGCGCCAAGTCCCCCCcagccagcccagcccggcccccaCGCTCCCTGTACCTTGCCAGGTCTTGTGTTGATCTTGAAGCCGTCCTTGTCCTCCTGCTGTGGACAGCCGAGGGGACGTGAGGAGCGCGGAGGGACATCGGCCGCACCAGCCATCTCCCCGCAGCCCGAAGAAGCCGCAGCCGCAACCTCGCGTCTGGTGTTTGCTGCTCCCTCCCACCGCCCCGAGCAGCCACACCTGAGCATTCCTGCACCACGGGGACCTGCCTCCCGTCACCCGCCCGGGACCTCCTGTCACCACCCCGGGACCCTCCCATCATCTGTGGTGCCACCCACACATCACTTGAGCCGGTACCCTTCTGTCACCTGCCCTGGCACCCTCTGTCACCCATCCCGGAACCTCCCACCACCAATGCCAAAACGCTCGGTCACCCATCTCagcaccccatgtcacccatccTGGTACCTCccaccacccatccccacaccctcCTGTTGCACCGGGggttgtcaccccatgtcccctctgatGGGGAGCACTCTTGGGGTTCAGCCCCCCATCACTCACCAGGACATCCGCGGGGCACAGGGCCATGACACTCTCTGGCTCTTCAGTGACAAGAGGGACGTAGCCGGCACTCGGAGCCTCCAGCACAGCCATCTCGGGGACAGGGTGGTCACCAGGTCCCAGCCCATTGTGGTCCCCGGGGGTGGGCaatcctgtgtcccccccatctctgCCGGGCAGCTCGAGCGGGGTGGCGCTGGGGGCCATGAAGCGGCTGTAGAGCACGCTGTTATCCAGGCGGGAGTACGGCTTGAGCTCGTCGGCCCCGGCCGCCCGGTGCTCCGAAAAGTGGGAGAGCAGCGCCATGCCCTTGAGGACGTTCCCTCGGAAGAGAACGCTCCGCTCGGCCAACCCCCCGGCTGCCGCTTTGGCCTTTTCCTCCGCTCccgcctgcctcagtttccccaggagcGAGTTCCCCTCTGCCCGGCTGTCACCGGCCGCGCTGTCCCCAGGTGCCCTGCGGAGGGTCCTCGCCAGCGCCCGCTCCTCGGAGCTCAGGTAGGGGTTCTCGATCTCCTCCTCCTCGGGGTTCTCGTCCCGCCGCCCCGCCGGTCCCCGCGCCAGCAGCTCGCGCAGGGCCTCGGGCAGGGAGATGGGGGCCCGGGGGGCCACCCGGTCCTCGTGGATGGGGGGCAGAGCGGCACAGCGGCCCAGCGACGACGGCCGGGGCTGCCGCGGGGTCTTGGGCGCCTTCCGCATCTCCGAGGGCTCCATGTTGCGGAGCGTGTCCACAAAGATCTCCATGTCCACCAGCAGCTCGGGGTCCTCCTCAGTGGCATCCGGGGGGCTCTCGACTGGGGGGTCAGGGACTGGGGGCTTGGCAGGGGGGTCTGGGCTGGTCTCAGGCTCTTGGGTTGTTTCCTGGGGGTTCCCCATTGTTTCACTCCCATCCAAGTCAACCTCAGCCTTTGCAGGTGCTGGTGCTTCAGGTGAAGGCTCTAGGGCACCACTCCCCTCCGaggaggggtttttgggggtgacATCAGGACCATCGCTCCCCTctgaggggtttttgggggtgacaccaggaccaTCGCTCCCCTCTGAAGGGTTTTCAGGGGTGACACCAGGACCATCGCTCCCCTCTGAGGGGTTTTCAGGGGTGACATCAGGACCATCGCTCCCCTCTGAGGGGTTTTCAGGGGTGACACCAGGACCATCACTCCCCTCCAAGGATGGGTTTTCAGGGGTGGTACCAGGATCATTGCTCCCCTCCACGGACGGGTTTTCGGGGGTGGCACGAGGATCATCATTCCCCTCCAAGGATGGGTTTTCAGGAGTGACACTGGCTCCTAAGGGGCTGTCTGTCCTTGTTGGTGTCACTGAAATGCTGTTGTCGCTGTCTGCCGTGCTTCCCTCTCCCGCGTCACCCGGACCGGCCTGGCCGCCGGCCTCCTCCGAGGGACACTGCGCGGAGCTGGTTGTACTGGTTTGCGGGTCCCCCAGCCTGTTGCCATCTCCCAGGGTTGCGTTCACCGGCGTGGCTGCGGCTTGCAGCGAGtgtttgtccccaggggatcCCTCAGCAGCCTCGGCGGTGCCCGGTGAGCTCTCACTGCCCGCTGTGTCCCTAGTGAAGCCACCACCCTCCTGCCCGCAGCTCTCCCGCGGTGGCGGGGCCGTGGTGACACCGGCAGCGTCGTGCGCCCCGTTTTGGGTTTCCCTTCCCTCCGCCAGCCCCGGCTCTGTCCCGGCAGCGTCCCTGCCCGTCCGCAGCACGGTGACGTGCCTGGCCCTGGGCACGGCAGGGACGCAGCCGCGCTCAACTGCGCACGGGGCACCGGGACTGTCACCAGGAGCCCCCGCGGGACACTCGGGGGGTCGGGTGGGGAGCAGGGTGCCGTGCACATAGCTCTCCCTGTGCACAGGCGCACCCACCGATGGGGAGATGCCACCGCTGCCAGCACCGGTCCCCACCTTCCCCCTCTCGTCCTGCCGCCGGGGCTTCTGCGCCGGGGAATACACCTGCGAGAAGATGGGGCCGTGCGCGGTGAAGTCCTTGAGGAGGCTGATGGAGGACGAGGAGCGTTCCCGGTGGGTCAGGGTGGTGGGGCCGGACCCCGTCTGCTCCACGATCTCCCTCTCCCAGGCCTGCAGCAGGAGGGAGACGCGGGAGGGACTCCCGTCCCGGCCCCGCACGCTCCCCGTCTTCTCCAGCCGCCGTGACACCAGCGAGACCTTCtggaagcgggacctgccttcgGTCCCCGGCGCGCTCGGCACCGCTTGCTTCATGCTCAGCTCGGCGCTGGAGACAAAGCCCCTGGACTTGGTGTGCCGGAACGGTGAATCCATGCCGGGGGGCCGGGGAGCGGGGGCTGCTGCTCCGTAACGCCCCGCACCACCGCGCTCGGCCCCCACGGACGCTGAGGAGCtgcggggagaggaggagatgctgGGAGGGCTGAGCAGAAACCACCTGCAGGAACCAGCCCTGGAGTCCAAACCagtccctgagacccccccagacctgCCAGTGGTCCTGAAgggcattttggggtgtcccatgaGATGGTTTTGGGGGTTCTATGCAATTCTTGGTGTGCTCATGACATCCCTCCTGGCACACACAGGATGTGTGGGGGGACCACTGGCCCCTCCGCTTGTGCATCCAACAGAGATGCTGGGGAGCTCCGCGATGCCACCGTGGTGGCTCCGGCAGAGCCCGGCGCAGCGCGGCTGAGCGTGCAGGATGCGGCCGGGCTGTGCCCCGAGCTGCGGGATGAGTCAGGAGGGTGGCCGGGCTGCGCCGAGTCAGCAAACGtagcaaacaaacaagcccagAAAACAACAGGGCAGCAAAAGGGCCCGgccggggcagccgtggggctcgCAGGAGGAGGTGGGGACCTGAGCAGCATCTGCCCTTGTCCCTTCCCTGTTGCTGCTGGGAAACATGGGatggctccagccacctctgCAGCCCCATCGGCGGGAGATAATGAGCTGCACTAATTACCTGCCGCTTGCACCCTGATCCAGGCTCCCATccctggatgccccatccctggagacatcccaggccaggctggacggggctctgagcaacctgagctggtgaagatgtccctgtcatggcagggggggaactgaatgagctttgaaggtcctgcAACCCAAACTACTGAACGATTCTGTGATGAAGCTGGTACCCAGCGCTCAGCACCTGTGCCCGCTGCTGCAGGGTGGGCATCGCTGTGGTCCCTGGTGCtcagggcaggggacagggccaCCTGCACCACCCCAGTTTTGGAGGGGATGCTGACACTGTGCCGTGGCCgagtccctgccccaggagggtTTTATTGCTGGGTtggggctggggaagctgctgacgcagcaggtgctgggcagggagctgggagtGGGGCAGCGTATCCCCAGGTCCCAATTAGGAGCTGTGCAGTGTCAGAGAATCATAGACTAGTTTGGGCTGGAGGGACCCAGTTGGTGTCCCCCAGTGTTGGGTTggtgtcccccagtgccacccctgccatgagcagggacatcttcaccagctcaggttgctcagagccccgtccagcctgggcaGCGGCAGGGACGGGGCTTTGGGCTCAGCCTAAAGACAGGCTGACTTTCAGGTGTCCcaggtggggacggggaca is a genomic window of Patagioenas fasciata isolate bPatFas1 chromosome 25, bPatFas1.hap1, whole genome shotgun sequence containing:
- the CRYBG2 gene encoding beta/gamma crystallin domain-containing protein 2, with protein sequence MDSPFRHTKSRGFVSSAELSMKQAVPSAPGTEGRSRFQKVSLVSRRLEKTGSVRGRDGSPSRVSLLLQAWEREIVEQTGSGPTTLTHRERSSSSISLLKDFTAHGPIFSQVYSPAQKPRRQDERGKVGTGAGSGGISPSVGAPVHRESYVHGTLLPTRPPECPAGAPGDSPGAPCAVERGCVPAVPRARHVTVLRTGRDAAGTEPGLAEGRETQNGAHDAAGVTTAPPPRESCGQEGGGFTRDTAGSESSPGTAEAAEGSPGDKHSLQAAATPVNATLGDGNRLGDPQTSTTSSAQCPSEEAGGQAGPGDAGEGSTADSDNSISVTPTRTDSPLGASVTPENPSLEGNDDPRATPENPSVEGSNDPGTTPENPSLEGSDGPGVTPENPSEGSDGPDVTPENPSEGSDGPGVTPENPSEGSDGPGVTPKNPSEGSDGPDVTPKNPSSEGSGALEPSPEAPAPAKAEVDLDGSETMGNPQETTQEPETSPDPPAKPPVPDPPVESPPDATEEDPELLVDMEIFVDTLRNMEPSEMRKAPKTPRQPRPSSLGRCAALPPIHEDRVAPRAPISLPEALRELLARGPAGRRDENPEEEEIENPYLSSEERALARTLRRAPGDSAAGDSRAEGNSLLGKLRQAGAEEKAKAAAGGLAERSVLFRGNVLKGMALLSHFSEHRAAGADELKPYSRLDNSVLYSRFMAPSATPLELPGRDGGDTGLPTPGDHNGLGPGDHPVPEMAVLEAPSAGYVPLVTEEPESVMALCPADVLQEDKDGFKINTRPGKIILFSEAGFAGQKREIWGDVPDATSWELSHTISIRVIRGGWVMYEKPRFHGRKCVLAEGDVEIDNPWTAYGQSGEPRGSRPFRIGSFKRVVRDYRTPEISLFTEENGEGTRLQFSDSAEDTRTRGQALTAASIIVHSGLWLVYSKPFFDDDPYVLEPGGYPSLKAWGAKDPSICSMHPIRLGCPVVERPGEPQVLIYEAAGFHGRSFTISRDIYDLKRLPGPALVTVGSLRVLGGCWVGYEKEGFRGHQYLLEEGEYPDWRHWGGYGNELVSLRLIRTDFSDPALVLFEAMDFEEGASVELSEALPDTQLAGYGTVTQSIHVLSGVWVAYEGTNFSGEQYVLEKGVYRNCEDWGAGDCRIASVQPILQVGEHNLHFVSKILLFSEPDFLGDHISFEEDQDTLPAAFVPRSCRVRGGSWILFDAQAFAGEQHVLSEGEYPTLSAMGCLSSTAIRSLKKVPVFFSEPSIFLHGLECFEGKEIELNSEVRSLQAEGFNNHVLSVRVKGGIWVLCEHGDFRGRQWLLDCTEITNWLTYSGIQHVGSLYPIRQRRIYFRIRSRELELYLSVPDDVEDMKAGRVVVSGLGEQSSSVWYYEDGLIKNQVAPNMSLQVIGPAGKGAKAVLWSETRMPRQTWSIDSQGRIHSQMFEDMILDVKGGRSYDRDHAIVWDMAEERPTQIWDIQVL